In Massilia antarctica, the following are encoded in one genomic region:
- a CDS encoding recombination-associated protein RdgC, translated as MWFKNLQIYRLPAPWAFTPEQLEAALAPMSFVPATSNELLRQGWDSPRNNGMLVHTVNKQMLILLGTEKKLLPSSVINQVAKAKAAELEEAQGFAPGKKAMKELKERVADELLPRAFSIRSNTFTWIDPVNGWLVVDAASPAKADEVIKLLLKAVDRMPLESLRVQRSPVAVMTAWLETDEAPVGFTIDQDTELRATGESKAAVRYVKHALEVDDIRRHIAAGKQCTRLAMTWDDKISFVLTESLAIKGIKPLDVIKESDTSTRNDEERFDNDMMLMTGELAKMMSEVVEALGGEAKA; from the coding sequence ATGTGGTTCAAGAATCTTCAGATTTACCGCCTTCCCGCACCGTGGGCATTCACCCCTGAGCAACTCGAAGCGGCGCTGGCGCCCATGAGTTTTGTTCCGGCCACCAGTAACGAATTGCTGCGCCAGGGCTGGGATTCGCCGCGCAACAACGGCATGCTGGTTCACACCGTCAACAAGCAGATGCTGATTCTGCTGGGCACCGAAAAGAAGCTGCTGCCATCGTCGGTCATCAACCAGGTGGCCAAGGCCAAGGCGGCCGAGCTGGAAGAGGCCCAGGGCTTCGCTCCGGGCAAGAAAGCCATGAAGGAACTCAAGGAGAGGGTGGCCGACGAACTGTTGCCGCGTGCCTTCAGCATCCGCAGCAATACCTTCACCTGGATCGATCCGGTCAACGGCTGGCTGGTGGTCGATGCCGCCAGCCCGGCCAAGGCGGACGAAGTCATCAAGCTGCTGTTGAAAGCGGTCGACCGCATGCCGCTGGAAAGCTTGCGCGTGCAGCGCTCGCCGGTAGCCGTGATGACGGCCTGGCTGGAAACCGACGAAGCGCCGGTGGGCTTCACGATCGACCAGGATACCGAACTGCGCGCTACCGGCGAGAGCAAGGCCGCCGTGCGTTATGTGAAGCATGCGCTGGAAGTGGACGATATCCGCCGTCACATCGCCGCCGGCAAGCAGTGCACGCGCCTGGCGATGACGTGGGACGACAAGATTTCCTTCGTGCTGACCGAGTCGCTGGCGATCAAGGGCATCAAGCCGCTGGACGTGATCAAGGAAAGCGACACCAGCACGCGCAACGATGAAGAGCGCTTCGACAACGACATGATGCTCATGACCGGCGAACTGGCCAAGATGATGAGCGAAGTGGTGGAAG
- the dinB gene encoding DNA polymerase IV gives MNAPARKIIHCDCDCFYAAVEMRDNPALREVALAVGGRPDQRGVVATCNYEARRYGIHSAMATAQALKLCPDLVVIPPAMEKYRVASRQILAIYGDYTDLVEPLSLDEAYLDVSDSPHCKGSATLIAQEIRKRIVDTVGITASAGVAPNKFVAKIASDWNKPDGLWLVRPDQVDAFVAALPVKKLHGVGKVTAAKLNKLGAQTCADLRSWSLLELQHHFGSFGTRLHDLCRGIDERAVCNERERKSVSVEETYTPDVPDLAACIALLPDLFDKLNARIARAGAGKSVQKLFVKLKFADFHQTTVECVGTAPHMGQYARLMETGHARGKQPVRLLGVGVRLGETENLEQLSLFADAAV, from the coding sequence GTGAACGCCCCAGCCCGAAAAATCATCCATTGCGACTGCGACTGCTTCTACGCCGCCGTCGAAATGCGCGACAATCCCGCCCTGCGCGAGGTGGCGCTGGCCGTCGGCGGCCGGCCGGATCAGCGCGGCGTGGTGGCCACCTGCAACTATGAAGCGCGGCGCTACGGCATCCACTCGGCCATGGCCACCGCCCAGGCCCTCAAGCTGTGTCCCGACTTGGTGGTGATCCCGCCGGCCATGGAAAAATACCGCGTCGCCTCGCGCCAGATCCTGGCCATCTACGGCGACTATACCGACCTGGTCGAGCCGCTCTCGCTCGACGAAGCCTACCTCGACGTCTCCGACTCGCCCCACTGCAAAGGCAGCGCCACCCTGATCGCGCAGGAAATCCGCAAGCGCATTGTCGACACCGTCGGCATCACGGCCTCGGCCGGCGTGGCGCCCAACAAGTTCGTGGCCAAGATCGCCAGCGACTGGAACAAGCCCGACGGCCTGTGGCTGGTGCGCCCGGACCAGGTCGACGCCTTCGTCGCCGCCTTGCCGGTCAAGAAACTGCATGGGGTCGGCAAGGTCACCGCAGCCAAGCTCAACAAACTGGGCGCTCAAACCTGCGCCGACCTGCGCAGTTGGTCCCTGCTCGAACTGCAACACCACTTCGGCAGTTTCGGCACCCGGTTGCACGATTTGTGCCGCGGCATCGACGAGCGGGCCGTCTGCAATGAGCGCGAACGCAAGTCGGTCAGCGTCGAGGAAACTTACACGCCGGACGTGCCGGACCTGGCCGCCTGCATCGCCCTGCTGCCGGACCTGTTCGACAAGCTCAACGCGCGCATCGCCCGCGCCGGGGCAGGGAAAAGCGTGCAAAAGCTGTTCGTTAAACTTAAATTCGCCGATTTTCACCAGACCACCGTGGAATGTGTTGGCACCGCGCCACACATGGGGCAGTACGCCAGGCTGATGGAAACCGGCCATGCGCGCGGCAAGCAGCCTGTGCGCCTGCTGGGTGTCGGGGTGCGCCTGGGCGAGACCGAAAACCTCGAACAGTTAAGCCTGTTCGCCGATGCGGCCGTGTAA
- a CDS encoding IS4 family transposase has protein sequence MTSRAGALLSGIKWVDNVKRVAGIGLRGLTSVCQLKNQTCNMFSITTFQRLMKGLPRGTFAQLVERHNADKYCKKFGHWDHLIAMLYAQISEAKGLRPLETGFNSHVAHHYHLGTSAIKRSTLADANENRSDTVFSDTAAWLMGKVSRKLRQQSNDLMYLLDSTSLTLKGREFERWTPENSTRNTQGLKLHVLYDAHDAIPVWHDISHPNVNDVERAVDVPLEANALYVFDKGYCDFNWWKSIDEANARFVTRFKNNAAVNVLQKSDIPADDAHIVLSDEIVTFKHKRLGGKRINLYFGKPLRRVIVARPNKDTPIVLATNDFDSSAMEIAQHYKKRWAIELFFKWIKQHLKIKQFLGRSENAVRIQILTALISYLLVALFNESNRVKRTLWDCLCFVRATLFQRTDTEDLHDRRRRQAAHEFAEIQGCLFS, from the coding sequence ATTGGTTTACGAGGGTTAACCTCTGTTTGCCAACTTAAAAACCAAACCTGCAACATGTTCAGCATAACTACTTTTCAGCGTTTAATGAAGGGGCTCCCGCGAGGAACCTTCGCTCAACTAGTCGAACGGCACAATGCCGACAAATATTGCAAGAAGTTCGGGCATTGGGATCATCTCATTGCCATGCTCTACGCGCAGATCAGTGAGGCGAAGGGGTTGCGACCACTGGAGACTGGCTTCAACAGTCATGTCGCGCATCACTACCATCTTGGTACGTCAGCGATCAAGCGCTCCACCTTGGCTGACGCCAATGAGAATCGATCTGACACGGTGTTTAGTGATACCGCTGCCTGGTTGATGGGGAAGGTGTCGCGTAAGCTGCGCCAGCAAAGCAATGATCTGATGTATTTGCTTGACTCCACCTCGTTGACGTTGAAGGGACGGGAGTTTGAGAGGTGGACGCCCGAGAATAGCACTCGCAATACGCAAGGCTTGAAGCTGCACGTTTTGTATGATGCCCATGATGCAATCCCTGTCTGGCACGACATTAGCCACCCCAACGTCAATGACGTTGAACGGGCAGTTGACGTACCGCTCGAAGCGAACGCGCTCTATGTATTTGACAAGGGCTATTGCGATTTCAATTGGTGGAAATCCATTGACGAGGCCAACGCGCGCTTTGTTACTCGTTTCAAGAACAACGCCGCTGTCAACGTCCTGCAGAAATCGGACATCCCTGCTGATGATGCGCACATCGTGCTCAGCGACGAAATCGTTACTTTCAAGCACAAACGGCTCGGCGGAAAACGGATCAATCTCTACTTTGGGAAGCCTTTGCGCCGTGTCATCGTGGCGCGGCCGAACAAAGATACGCCCATCGTTCTGGCTACTAACGACTTCGACAGTAGTGCCATGGAAATTGCCCAGCACTACAAAAAGCGCTGGGCAATCGAGCTGTTCTTCAAATGGATCAAGCAGCACCTCAAGATCAAGCAGTTCCTCGGACGATCTGAAAACGCGGTCCGGATTCAGATACTTACCGCTCTCATCAGTTATTTGTTGGTTGCACTGTTCAACGAGTCCAACCGTGTGAAACGGACCCTGTGGGATTGCCTTTGCTTCGTCCGCGCAACCCTATTTCAACGTACGGACACCGAAGATTTACATGATCGCCGACGACGACAAGCGGCGCACGAATTCGCAGAAATTCAAGGATGCCTCTTCTCGTGA